CTTTTAAATTGAATTAACTATATCAACAACCAATAAAAAGAGGTTTATATGTTTACAGGAATTATTGAAAGTGTGGGTAAAATTAAAGCTATGGATCCCGTTGGTGGTGATATTCGCTTAATGATTGAATCTGACGACTTGGACTTTAGTGATGTGTCATTAGGTGATTCTATTGCTTCTAATGGTATCTGTCTCACGGTAGTAGATTTGGGTAGTAACTATTATGCTGTTGATGTTTCACGTGAAACTATTGCTTGCACTGCGCTAAAAGATTTAAAACCAGGTCATGTGGTGAATTTAGAAAAAGCCATGCTGCCAACCACACGTTTTGGTGGTCATATCGTTGCCGGTCACGTTGATGGCGTTGGTACTGTCAGTAAGCTTGAAAAAGATGCGCGTTCTATTTATATAGAAATCGAATTACCGCAAGAGTTGGCACATTATACCGCCACCAAAGGATCTATTACGCTCGACGGCATTAGTCTGACAACCAATTTAGTACGTGACAATATTGTCTGTTTAAATATCATCCCACACACTGCTCAGATAACTAATATTTCTAAGCATTGGTTGTTAGGCGACAAGGTTAATATTGAGGTAGATATTGTGGCACGCTACCTAGAACGCCTGTTAAACAAGTCGCAAACGGGAACAATGAATGCGGATACTGTAACGAGTCCGCAAAACCCTATTACTGATGCTTTTTTAGCGGATAACGGCTTTATGAAGTAACAAACAGTATGGTCAGTATAGCCAGTTTAAAATAAAGCAGATACATTTGTGTCAGTGGACTACTGGTATAAACTTTTCTTGCTTACTGTTCGAATGCGTGACAGAGGCTGCGAAAAATTCATAACAGCAGCACTGTATGGTTTTTAAATTGGAGTCACTATATGACGTATCCTATCAACAACAGTAGCTTGCTGTCGTAAGGCTTATTTATCAAACTTTAATTAGGTCTTGCAAGATAGCTTGTAGCTTCAATTTATCTATTGGTTTAGATAGAAATTCGTCCATTCCTACGGCAATACAAGCATCGCGATCCTCTGTAGTATTGTTGGCAGTGAGCGCCACGATAGGAATATCATCACCTTGCGCGCGAATAGCTTGGGTGGCCTGCAAACCGTCCATAACCGGCATACGGCAGTCCATTAAGATCAGTGCAATATCTTGGCGCTGAACCTGTAGCTGATCTAAAGCTTGTTGACCGTCTTCTGCTACCACCGTACGATAGCCAAACTTACTTAATAATTTACAAATGATTTTTTGGTTGGTCAAACTATCTTCTACTACTAAAATTAACGGTAATAAAAGATCATCTACAGGGTTATTTAACCTTATAGATAGTTCACTGTTATTATTCTTAAAATTTTGTTTGTGTGCTATTGGCCGCATTACTGGTTGGGTTAACCGCATTAGCTCAGATAGTAACAAGGCGCTATCTAAAGGCTTGCTTAAAAACCCATTAAATTTATCCAAGAGGGTAGAAGATATACGACGCTCAGGCTTCATGCTGAGTAATATCTTAGGCAGCGATGTGACAGCGAGTAGGCTGTCTAATGCTTTTTGGCTATCAATGTCAATCGCTGTTTTATTACTGTCTTCTGATAGGTTAGATAACTCCATAACACTGGTTTCATAATCTAATAGCAATATAGGTGACAGCGTTTTTTTATTTTGCGCTAGCTGTTCGGTGAGCTGCTGTAGGGTCGCCTTGTCTACTGAGGTATAAATACTAACAGGCATTGATAAATATTGACACAGCCGTTGCAGACTCGTAGCGTAAAGCTTATGGCTGACGATAGCGAACAAGTGAATGTGAGTCAAATTAGTATTAAAATGATACACCGGCTGATAATTTGGACGACGACAAGGCAGGTATAGCGTAAAAATATTAACTTCATTATAGGTATTATTAATGTAGGTACTATTAATATAGGTACTATTAATATAAATACTGTCAAGATAGGTACTGTCAAGCTCAATAAAGCCTCCTAATAAATGAGCAAAACTATTAGAAGTAGCCAGACCCGATCCTATATCATCAAAAGGTTGGCTAGCTTGGATTCTAGCTTGACTAAAGTAAGTAGACAGCAGCTGCTGTCTAGCAGGGATTATACCTATTCCGGTATCTTGTACGCTAAACCGAATCCAGTGAGGCACGCTACTGTCCACAATGTCAGGGGTAGTGACCGTTAGTCTTTGCTCTAATTTTTGGGTTTGAGACCAATGTTCAGTAGTAATAGGTTCGATGATCAGCGCGACATAACCCGAGGTGGTAAATTTGATGGCGTTATCTAATAAGTTGAGTAGAATTTGGCGCAAACGGTCGCCATCGGTATCGATATAGCGTGGACTGTAAGGATCAAAAGTATACAGTAGCTCAAGCCCTTGCCGACGAGTGCTATCTGTCATTAAATC
The sequence above is a segment of the Psychrobacter sp. PL19 genome. Coding sequences within it:
- a CDS encoding riboflavin synthase, whose product is MFTGIIESVGKIKAMDPVGGDIRLMIESDDLDFSDVSLGDSIASNGICLTVVDLGSNYYAVDVSRETIACTALKDLKPGHVVNLEKAMLPTTRFGGHIVAGHVDGVGTVSKLEKDARSIYIEIELPQELAHYTATKGSITLDGISLTTNLVRDNIVCLNIIPHTAQITNISKHWLLGDKVNIEVDIVARYLERLLNKSQTGTMNADTVTSPQNPITDAFLADNGFMK
- a CDS encoding response regulator, which gives rise to MEQFQSLKRLLLFYTFTLLIMLILYYVMLLLALESQSQQHSKVVFNALKHELIEHSVPTNIEIETILTKSFFQDISYQLIFTLPSGQTYVYRYKRPYRYKFANITLPTLASPFANINDAYTLTNNTLTSTIKLKSGHQVYIVLRHQPAKIDWLSYQLWLPLMAAIMLFILALIYMLKRHTNWVQLLQYTEALTTTAKDAYAPPPFIETTATSEFSRLGHALSRVNYQLHNNHRRIKNLSHRLERLVDQAPLPMLMIMRHGQISFFNQRFEQIFSTSFQSDANYQLTDFVNGKDESTQLLLQKLITQRVTRTLLVYGIENKQAYQLHITPWFGEHGQVHGFTVLLNSVNELVSHTDQLQQQNQQLQQKLTESNQLKSVIGHKLRAPLDAIIVILEQINPNTLSAKQREVLSMLTQSSHSMLAMLNDILDMVNTETGKKPITNEPVDIFKLGQDISDLMTDSTRRQGLELLYTFDPYSPRYIDTDGDRLRQILLNLLDNAIKFTTSGYVALIIEPITTEHWSQTQKLEQRLTVTTPDIVDSSVPHWIRFSVQDTGIGIIPARQQLLSTYFSQARIQASQPFDDIGSGLATSNSFAHLLGGFIELDSTYLDSIYINSTYINSTYINNTYNEVNIFTLYLPCRRPNYQPVYHFNTNLTHIHLFAIVSHKLYATSLQRLCQYLSMPVSIYTSVDKATLQQLTEQLAQNKKTLSPILLLDYETSVMELSNLSEDSNKTAIDIDSQKALDSLLAVTSLPKILLSMKPERRISSTLLDKFNGFLSKPLDSALLLSELMRLTQPVMRPIAHKQNFKNNNSELSIRLNNPVDDLLLPLILVVEDSLTNQKIICKLLSKFGYRTVVAEDGQQALDQLQVQRQDIALILMDCRMPVMDGLQATQAIRAQGDDIPIVALTANNTTEDRDACIAVGMDEFLSKPIDKLKLQAILQDLIKV